Proteins co-encoded in one Papaver somniferum cultivar HN1 chromosome 5, ASM357369v1, whole genome shotgun sequence genomic window:
- the LOC113279075 gene encoding uncharacterized protein LOC113279075, producing MNSYGNIPKYKLKADILSFHGGLHIEDMLDWLYEVESFFTFMEVPDSSKVKLVAYKLKGGAASWWETLCDNRRKYHKPLIQTWKRMRDLLRAKFLPQDFKQHLFLRLQNCRQGDILVEEYVAEFYALIARNRLNETEEQLVARFIDGLNSLIQQGMTQSAFIMVEAIQQAIKIERRVLNTSRLASPRQARYQHFYKAAKPYNSQHYYGTQGEKGSTEVVDPQERSYSRHVQHPSAPNFSFNQTPLPSENAPLMNIPAAKPPQGTNQRDAAPNTREDKLCSMIIDSGSTENYVAAQLVEKLGLPVTFHPIPYFVGWINSSSTQKITHQCLVKFSFPGYEDYALCDVINMSAANLLLGRPWQYDICVVHNCYENTYTFIHDFTKVLWTLQSSTSTREHSEPETTTLVASITRSLQQTHTLSSHESTKPMVEFPSKVFTKLDLRSGYHQIRIRVGDEWKTAFKTREGLYEWLVMPFGLSNAPSTFMHLMNQVLQPFLGKFVIVYFDDILIYSRNEEERLEHLSQVKAIVDWPNPSSIREVRSFHGLASFYRIFVKNFNTIASGLTDCLKRDTFVWTEEADKSFNLLKKKLCSALVLVIPNFDKPFEIHCDASIVAKVNRMHDRWLSTINQYTFSIRHKSGKLNQVADALSRRDHLLVTLKHESLAFDFLKNLYSEDKDFQSLWEKCSSSTGVVNDFLIQDGFLFKGNRLCIPQSSLRLHLIMELHGSGLGGHFGRDKTISLVEARYFWPSLK from the exons ATGAATTCTTATGGAAATATTCCAAAGTACAAATTAAAGGCTGATATTCTTAGTTTTCATGGTGGTTTACATATTGAAGATATGCTGGATTGGTTATATGAAGTAGAATCGTTTTTCACTTTTATGGAAGTCCCTGATTCTTCTAAAGTGAAACTAGTAGCATACAAGCTTAAAGGCGGAGCTGCATCTTGGTGGGAAACTCTTTGTGATAATCGACGTAAGTATCACAAACCTCTTATACAAACTTGGAAGAGGATGCGTGACTTATTAAGAGCTAAATTTTTACCACAAGATTTTAAACAACATCTGTTTCTCAGGCTTCAAAACTGTCGACAAGGTGATATACTAGTAGAGGAATATGTAGCTGAattttatgcattaattgctcgaaacagattgaatgaaactgaggAACAGTTGGTTGCACGTTTTATAGATGGTTTGAATAGCCTAATTCAGCAGGGAATGACACAATCTGCGTTTATAATGGTTGAAGCTATTCAACAAGCTATTAAGATTGAAAGACGTGTATTAAATACTTCCAGGTTAGCATCACCTCGACAAGCTCGTTATCAACACTTTTATAAAGCTGCAAAACCATATAATTCCCAACATTATTATGGTACCCAAGGTGAAAAAGGATCAACCGAAGTTGTTGATCCACAAGAGCGAAGTTATAGTCGACATGTTCAACACCCATCAGCTCCAAATTTTTCATTCAATCAAACACCTCTTCCTTCAGAAAATGCACCATTAATGAATATTCCAGCTGCTAAACCACCTCAAGGTACAAACCAAAGAGATGCTGCTCCAAATACTAGAG AGGATAAACTTTGTAGTATGATTATCGACAGTGGAAGTACTGAAAATTATGTAGCTGCACAGTTAGTTGAGAAGTTGGGTTTACCAGTAACTTTTCATCCAATTCCATACTTTGTTGGGTGGATAAACAGTTCTTCTACTCAAAAGATAACTCatcagtgtttggttaagttttcATTCCCTGGATATGAAGATTATGCTCTTTGTGACGTGATTAATATGAGTGCTGCAAATCtacttttgggaaggccatggcaGTATGATATTTGTGTTGTTCATAACTGCTATGAGAATACGTACACTTTCATTCATGATTTTACTAAAGTATTATGGACTTTACAATCTTCTACTTCAACAAGAGAACACTCTGAACCGGAGACAACTACCCTAGTTGCTTCCATTACTCGATCTTTACAACAAACTCATACTTTGAGTTCTCATGAGTCTACTAAGCCGATGGTGGAGTTTCCTTCTAAG GTTTTTACAAAGCTTGATCTACGAAGTGGTTATCATCAAATACGCATTCGTGTAGGTGATGAATGGAAGACTGCATTTAAAACTCGTGAAGGATTATATGAATGgcttgtaatgccatttggtttatctAATGCTCCTAGCACGTTTATGCATCTTATGAATCAAGTCTTGCAGCCTTTTTTAGGAAAATTTGTCATCGtatactttgatgatattttgatcTACAGTCGCAATGAGGAAGAACGTCTTGAACATTTATCTCAG GTTAAAGCCATTGTCGATTGGcctaatccttcttctattcgtGAAGTGCGAAGTTTTCATGGGTTAGCCTCTTTTTATAGAATATTTGTCAAGAATTTCAATACTATTGCATCTGGTCTTACGGATTGTTTAAAACGTGACACATTTGTGTGGACTGAAGAAGCAGATAAGAGCTTCAATTTACTCAAGAAAAAGCTATGTAGTGCTCTTGTCCTTGTTATTCCAAACTTTGACAAGCCTTTTGAAATACATTGTGATGCTTCCATTGTTG CCAAAGTTAATAGAATGCATGATAGGTGGTTGTCAACTATAAATCAATATACTTTCTCAATAAGACATAAGAGTGGAAAATTAAATCAAGTAGCTGATGCCTTGAGTAGAAGAGATCATCTTCTTGTCACTCTCAAACATGAGAGTTTGGCTTTTGATTTTCTAAAAAACCTCTATAGTGAAGACAAGGATTTTCAGAGTTTGTGGGAGAAATGTAGTTCTTCAACAGGCGTTGTTAATGATTTCCTCATTCAagatggttttctttttaaaggaaaTCGTTTATGTATTCCACAATCCTCTTTACGTCTTCATCTAATCATGGAATtgcatggcagtggtcttggtggacattttggacgtgataaaacCATTTCTCTGGTTGAAGCACGTTATTTCTGGCCTTCATTGAAATGA